The DNA window TAGAGAAGTCCTGTGCCAGCATAAGGGCGGCTTCTTTGCTGCTGATACCATGGAGCCGGGAAACAAAATCTATCACGTCCCCGGTGGCTCCGCAGCCGAAACAGTAAAAGCGGCGGTCAACCTTCATGCTTGGGTTCTTATCGTTGTGGAACGGGCAGACGCACATCCCGTTCCGGTTTACTTTGATTCCATAACGCTCCGCAGCCTGCCTTGTGGTGACGGACTGCTTCACGGCTTCAAATACGTTCAATAGGCGTTCCCTCCTGATAATGAAAAAGGCACCTGCCAGCGATTTCAAATCACAAAACAAGTGCCTGTTTAAAGTTCCATATTCTGTTGTTTCTGTGTCCGGGGCGGCTTCTGTTTCCCTGCCTGCTCCTGCCGGATGCGTTCCTGCCGCCCTTTCAGGCTCTCCTGTACGGATGGTTTCTTCCCCGGCTCGGCGGTCTGGCGGTACTGCTCGGATGGCAAAACCTGATTCAGCCAGTGGCGCACGTCACGCAGCACCTTCACATCTGCCTGAACCGCTTCCAGTTCCTTCTTTTGTCCGGGCAGGGCGGCGGCAAGCTGTTCCCGTTCCGCTTCCAAATCTTTGCGGGAGTAGGAATTGCCTTTCAGGTTGGCTTTCAAATACCGGATGGCGGCATTATAAGCGTCCAGTTCCTCCCGGTGGCTCTCCGCAAACTTCTCCTTTTTCTTCTTCCAGCCGATGGCGGCATACTCCGCATGGACTGGCTTGGCGGCTTCGTATTTGTCAATGTAGGAGAGCATGGTATTGATGGCTTTTATCCGCTTCTCGCTTTTTTTCATGCTCCCCATGACGGAAACAGCGGTCTGGCCGATTTCATCCAGCCGGGTGTCAAGGCTCTCCACGGTGGAGATTCCCTTTTTCCGCAGGAAGTCCATCGCCGCCTGCACTTTATTGTAATCGGCAACGGTTCCTTTCAGCTTCCCTCTGGAAGTCCAGTCGGCACGTTCCCCACTCCGCTGTTCCAGATACCGGAATAACAGTTCCGGGAGTGTCGGCTCCTTCGCCTGCTCCAATGCTTCCAGTAATACAGCCTTTTTCTCTTTTAAGTCAGACAGCCATCCCTTTAGGCTCCGTACCATCTGCCGGATGGACTGCATGAGCCGGTTGGCGGTTTTGATGTCCCGGTTCAGATTGCCGATGTTGGTCTGGATTCCTTTCTTCTCCATCTGGCAGGCGGCCGCTCCCATGTGGACGGTAGGGATTTGGTCAATCCCCTGTCGGGCATAGGAGCGCAGGTCAAGCCGTTCCGGGCGGTCATTGGCTTCCAGATAGCGGTTGGCCGTGTCCGCCCATCCCTGCCGCCAGATTTCGGCGTACTTCCGGTTGTTCCAGTCTACTGTGTTCTCCTTATGGCTTTTCCATCTGCCGGACGCAAGCCGGATGCGCTCCCCGTTCTTGTCAAGGTCGTACACTTTACGGCTCTTGGGGAGCCATTTGCCTTTTTCGTCCATCGCCCGCATGGTGAGCAGGATATGGGCGTGTGGGTTGCCGTCCCCCTTGTCATGGATGGCAAAGTCGGCAATCATGCCTTTGGAAACAAAAAACTCCCGGCAGTAGTCACGGATAAGGTCGGCGTACTGTCCCGGCGGGATTTCCCTTGGGATGGCAAGCACGAATCTCCGGGCAAGCTGGGAGTTCCATTGTTTTTCCTGCGCTTCGGCTGAGTTCCATAAAGTATTGCGGTCTGCAAACTCCGGCGGCACATGGGGCGGGAGCATGATT is part of the Lachnospiraceae bacterium KGMB03038 genome and encodes:
- a CDS encoding conjugal transfer protein → MPCPHCKITIIKRSNNESAVSAAAYQSGEKLFSEYDQEQKYYPYKNEVTHKEIMLPPHVPPEFADRNTLWNSAEAQEKQWNSQLARRFVLAIPREIPPGQYADLIRDYCREFFVSKGMIADFAIHDKGDGNPHAHILLTMRAMDEKGKWLPKSRKVYDLDKNGERIRLASGRWKSHKENTVDWNNRKYAEIWRQGWADTANRYLEANDRPERLDLRSYARQGIDQIPTVHMGAAACQMEKKGIQTNIGNLNRDIKTANRLMQSIRQMVRSLKGWLSDLKEKKAVLLEALEQAKEPTLPELLFRYLEQRSGERADWTSRGKLKGTVADYNKVQAAMDFLRKKGISTVESLDTRLDEIGQTAVSVMGSMKKSEKRIKAINTMLSYIDKYEAAKPVHAEYAAIGWKKKKEKFAESHREELDAYNAAIRYLKANLKGNSYSRKDLEAEREQLAAALPGQKKELEAVQADVKVLRDVRHWLNQVLPSEQYRQTAEPGKKPSVQESLKGRQERIRQEQAGKQKPPRTQKQQNMEL